Below is a window of Halarcobacter anaerophilus DNA.
TCGGAAAAGTTTATTTTTAGATTTCTTTGTTGAGTTATCGTCATTCCGGCAATAATAATATCAAATTTATTTGTCAAAAGTCCTGCAATTATTCCGTCAAATGCCGTAGGAATAATTTTTAGTTTAACGTCCATTGCTTTTGCTATTGCTTTTGCCATATCAACATCGTAACCTATTATTCTACCTCTTTTATCTTTCATCTCAAAAGGCATATAACCGGGTTCCAAACCTACTCTTAACTCTCCTCTTTCTAATATTTCATTCAAAGTTGATTTTTTCCAAATACTTATATCATCAGCTAATAAAAGATTAATATTAAATATAAAAAGTAGTATTAATATAAATTTTTTTATCATAATTTTGCAGCCTCTTAATGTGTTAAAATTTCTTTTAAAAAGTTTTGAGCTCTTTGACTTTTAGGATGGGCAAAAAACTCTTCGGGAGTATTTTCTTCAACAATAACTCCGTTATCCATAAATATAATTCTGTCTCCAACCTCTTTTGCAAACCCCATTTCATGAGTTACGCAAACGATTGTATATTTTTCATAAGCCAGATCTTTCATCACGGAAAGCACATCTCCGATAGTTTCTGGATCAAGTGCGGAAGTGGGTTCATCAAAAAGGATAACTTTGGGTTTCATTGCCAGACTTCTGGCAATTGCAACTCTTTGTTTTTGTCCTCCGCTTAAATCAGCAGGATAAGCATCTGCTTTGTGTTCTAACTTCACTTTTTTAAGAAGTTCCATAGCTATCTTTTTAGCTTCCTCTTTTTTTACTTTTTTTACAAGTCCCGGAGCTAAAGTTATATTTTCCAATATTGTTAAGTGAGGGAAAAGATTAAAGTGTTGAAATACCATTCCTACTTCACCTCTTATTTTTTGTAGATCTTTCTCACTTTTACAGTTTATTCCATCTACTATAATATCTCCGCTGTCAATTTTTTCCAAACCGTTAATACATCTTATCAAAGTAGATTTTCCAGAACCTGAAGGACCGCAGACAACTACTATTTCACCTCTTTTTACATAAAAGTTTATACCTTTTAAAACATGGAAATCATCATAAAATTTCTCAATTTTATCCATACTTATAATATTGTTATCCATTCTCTCTCTTTTTTTAGTCTAAACGATTATAATATAATAAATAGATTTAAACCTGAATATAAATGTGTAACAATTATACAATTTTCCAAAAATTAAAACTTTAATAAACTTAGAGGTATAATTCCCTTCTTTATTTTTAGGAGAGATTATTGTACAGAAAAAAATTACTTGAATTAAGAGCAGATCTTTTACTGTTGACCGTTGCCATTGCTTGGGGTGTAACGTTTCTAATGGTTCAAGAAGCTATTGAAAAAGTTCCTGTTTACTCTTTTTTATTTTGGCGGTTTTTAATTGCAACTATTTTAATGGGAATCATTTCATATAAATTTTATGACAAGATAAATAAACAAACTATTTTTTACGGATTTGTATTGGGAACATTCCTTTTTTCGGCTTTTGCTACGCAAACCTTTGGATTATCATATACAAAAAGTTCAATTGTTGCTTTTATAACAGGCTTAAATGTAATATTAGTGCCCTTTTTTGCATATGTTATTTTTAAAGATCATGTAAGAAAAATGGTTTTTATAGGTTCTATTATCGCTGTTATAGGACTCTATTTACTTACAATGAGCGGCAGACTA
It encodes the following:
- a CDS encoding amino acid ABC transporter ATP-binding protein, with translation MDNNIISMDKIEKFYDDFHVLKGINFYVKRGEIVVVCGPSGSGKSTLIRCINGLEKIDSGDIIVDGINCKSEKDLQKIRGEVGMVFQHFNLFPHLTILENITLAPGLVKKVKKEEAKKIAMELLKKVKLEHKADAYPADLSGGQKQRVAIARSLAMKPKVILFDEPTSALDPETIGDVLSVMKDLAYEKYTIVCVTHEMGFAKEVGDRIIFMDNGVIVEENTPEEFFAHPKSQRAQNFLKEILTH